The genome window TCGGCGTGCAGCACGAGCGCCACGTCCATGGTGCGGATGCGCGTCTCGTTGGCCTCTTCGCCGTTGAGCATGTAGAGGAAGTTGGCCGCCGTGCCCAGCTCGTCCTTGGGCTCCACCGGCTCCAGCCCGCGGCGGATGCGGTCGTACGCCGCCGTCACCGTGGGGAGCTGCGCGGTGAGCAGGATCGCCTTGCGGCGCAGTTCCGGCTCCGAGTTGTCGTCCGAGTCGGGATCGTACATCCCCAGCGCGGAGGTCACCGTCCGCAGCACGGCCATCGGGTCCGCGTCCTTGGGAAAGGCGCGGATCATGTCCATGATCTCGGGGCGAACGCGGCGCTGCGCCGCGATCTGCCCGTTCAGCTCGTCCAACTGCTGCTGGGTGGGGAGCGAGCCGTTCCAGAGGAGGTAGCAGACCTCCTCGAAGGTGGTGTTCCGCGCGAGGTCGTCGATGTCGTACCCCCCGTAGATCAGCTCCCCGTTAGCCCCGTCGATCCAGCTCAGCCTGGACTGGCCGACGACCACCCCTTCGAGACCCTTGGCGGCCATTTCCGCTTCCTCAAGCGCTTGTGCGAACGTAAGTTTGGCGACTCCCCGCCGGTGTACCGCGGTGCCCCGGCGGGCGCCCCGCGGCGGTGCAGCATCCGGGCCAGCGGAGGCGGGCCAACATAGCAACGCCCCCAGCGCCTCGCAAGGTGAAACCGGGCACCGTGAAACGGCGTGCGCGGGGCGGCGCGGTCGGCGCGGCCCCGTTTTTCCATGTGCTGTGCCCCGTGCACGATTCCACTGACTCGGAGCTGATCCAGCGCATCCTCGACGGCGAGGGCGAGCGCTACGCGATCCTGGTGGAGCGCTACCAGGATCCGCTCTTTCGTCATGCGCTCGGCATGGTGGGCGACGCGGACGCGGCGGCGGACCTGGTGCAGGACTCGCTGGTGAAGGCGTACACGCGCCTCCACACCTGCAACGACCCGTCGCGCTTTGCCGCCTGGATCTTTCGCATCCTCCGCAACCGCTGCCGCGACTGGCTCAAGAACCGCCGCCAGCACACCGTCGAGCTCAAGGACGACACCGCCTCCACCTCCGACGACGACGACCCCGGCACCGTCCTGGAGCGGAGCGAGCTGGGCCGCGTGGTGGAAGCCGCCCTCGCCCGCCTCCCCGAGGCCCAGCGCGAGGCCTTCCTCCTGAAGCACGTGGAGGGTCTGTCGTACGAGGAGATGGCCGACCGCCTGGAAACGGGGATCAGCGCGCTCAAGATGCGGGTGATGCGGGCGCGGGAAGCGCTGCAGCTGCTGCTGCGGGACGTGGTGTGAGGGAGGGGGCCCCCTCCCCCCGACCCCCTCCCCCGCCTGCGGGGGCGCAGGCGGGGGAGGGGGAGAACTGCAGTCCGCGCCGCATGGATCTGGTAGGGGCGCGATTCATCGCGCCCACCCTTGCCCCACCCCGACCCTTGCCTTCGCACCCATCCCGTAGGGGCCGCCCCGTGTGGCTGCCCGTGCCTGCCCCCAACACCACCGCCCGCACATCCGCGCAGGCCTCACGTCCCCTCTCCCACGGCTGTTTGTGGGAGAGGGTGGCAGCTGTAAGCTGCCGGGTGAGGGCCTCCTACTCCCCCGCCCGCGACGCCTCCCGCGGATCGGCCGCGTCCGCCGCGCCGGTCTCCTCATCCACCGCGCGGGCGTCTTCGGCGCAGAGGGTGGTCTCCGGGATCACCTCCAGGCGCTCCCACTCGATGTCGCGGCCGCAACTGGCGCACTTGCCGAAGTTCTCGGGATCGTCGTAGAGCCGCCGGAGCGCGTCGTCGATGGCATAGAGACGGCCGCCCTCCATGCTGGTGATCATGAAGTCCTTTTCCTTCTCCTGGCTCTCCGTCGCGAGGTCGGCGGGGTGGACGCGGTACTGGCTCAGCTCGCCCGCCCGGTCGCGCAGGTCCTGCACCTCCGCGTCGTGATGCCCGATCGCGTCCAGCACCTGCTCGCGCTCGCGGATGAGGAGGCCCTCCACGGTCGTGCGCTGTTCTTCGGTCAGCATGCGTGCTCCTGTCTGTCGTCGTGAGCGGCGCCGTGCGGGCCGCGTGACGCGGTCGTCTACAATGTCCGTGCCTGATGGTAGAGGCGGTGCCGTACAGGGGTGCGGAGCGGGGCCGTGACACGGGCGTGATAAATCACATGCGTACGTACAAGAAAGCGGAGGCGCCGAGAGGAGTTCTCTCAGCGCCTCCGCGTCTCCGCGTGAGCCTGTTTCGTTTTCGCCAGCTACGCGGCGGGCGGGAGGAGCGTGGCGGTGAGCCAGGCGCTCAGCAGGGGGAGGAGGTGCTCGTCCTTGCTCAGCGACGCCTGCGCGCCGACCTCGCGGGCGCGCGCCGCCAATCGATCGGGCGCGATGCCGCTCACGAACACCGTGGGCGTGGTGGAGAAGTCGGTGATGCGGCGCAGCTCCTGGTGGACCTGGAAGCCGTCACGGCCGGGCATCTCCACGTCCAGGAGGAGGGCGTCCGGGCGGGTGGCGGGCCCGCCCTGCGCCCAGGCCAGAAGCTCGTCGCCGGTGCCGAACCGCACGACCTCGAAGCCGTGCCGGTCCAGCCACATGGAGACCACCTCGGCGTGGATCTCGTCGTCGTCCGCCAGGGCGACCAGCGGGCGCTTCGCGTTCGGGAGTGCCATCGAAGTGTGCCTTGGTTCTTATCGGTCGCGCGCGATGCGCTCGCGCCAGAAGTCCGCCGCGCTGGTCAGCGCGCTCTCCGTGAAGCGCACGCCCAGGGTGGCATAGAAGCCGCGCCCGCCCTGCTGCGCGAAGTCGGGATCGATCAGGTTGCCGAAGCGGTAGCCGCCCTCCACCTCAACCCGCGGCCCCAGCGCGGCCACCAGCGCCGGCGCCAGGTTCCACCGGGAGGCGCGGCCGGTCGCGTCCAGCAGCACGCGTCCGTCCATCCGCATCGAGAGCGGGCCGCGGATCTCCTGCTGGAGGCGCGCGCCGCCGAAGTGCGCCAGGTTGGACACGGCGCCCAGCCCCGAGCTGCTGTCCTGGCGCGAAGCCCAGCGCACCGCGTAGCGCGCGCCGATCTCCGTACCCTTGCGCACGGCCCACAGCGCGTCCGTGGCGCCGATCAGCCGCCGCTCGGAAAGTGCCGACGAGCCCACGCTCCCGGCGAGGAGCGGGTTGACCGTGTTCCGCCACTCCAGCTTGGCGAGCACGTTCAGGTCGTTGTGCTGCGCCGGGCGCATCGCCAGGCCCAGCAGGGAGCGGTCGCGGCGGGCGAGCTGCATCCCGTTGCCCACGTTGCGGTTGTCCTGCCACCAGTCGTGCCGCGTGAGGAGCGCCGCGGACGAGCCGATGGGAAGGTCGCCCGCCACGTCGATGCGGTAGCCCTGGGCCTCGGCGCCGCCGTGCAGCTCCGCCCGCGCCGAGAAGCGCAGCGCGCTGTCGGTGGGGAGGTACTCGACCCCGGCGCCCGTCGACCAGCGGTCGCGCTCCGTCTGCGCGAAGGGAAGGGCGCGCGTGGGGTCCAGGAGCGAGGCGCGGTTGAGGCCGAAGTGGCGCTCGGCCAGCACGTTGAGCGCCCAGCCGCCATTCAGGCTCAGCCGCTGGTTCCAGCCCAGCACCGCGGAGTGCGAAGCGCGCTCGGTGTCGGCGCGCTCCAGGCCGCCCCACATCTGCCCGCCCAGGATGGCGCCGGTCCGCACGTTCACGGAGCTGAGGCCGTAGCTGCCGGCCGAGTCGCCGTGCGTCGTAACCCAGCGGTGCGTGCCCTCGATGCGCGTGCTGCCGAAGACGCGGTACGATGCGCCGAGGCCCATCTGGTCCGGCCGCGAGGGAAGCGTCGTGCTCCCCAGCACCGGGCGCCGGTCGGAGAGGACGTGCGCGCCCTCCAGCCACACGTCGGCGCGCGGCGTCACCGACAGCGTCATCTTGCCCAGCGCGGAGGCGGCGGTGCCGCTCCCGTCGTTGTCGCTCGTCATCCCCGCCTCGGTCACCAGCGGGCGGCCGGCCACCACGTTGCGGCTGCGCAGCATGGTGCTGGCGCGCTCCATCCCGAAGCCGTCGAAGCGCTGGCGGTCGTGCGTGATGCTGAAGCTGTTGGCGGGGGAGAGCCGGAGCTCGCCGATGGCGCGGATCTCCTGCACGCCGGCGCTGAGGCGCGGGTCGGTGCCCGGCGCGAAGCCGGCGCCAACCTTGAGCCACTCGGCCCCGATCCGCGCGCGGTCCTTGAACAACGACACGGAAGCTTCCGCGCGGCCGGCGAAGGCCGACGAGTCGGGCCGCTGCGAGCGGAGCATCTCGCCACGCAGGGAGAGGGAGCCGCGGCGCAGGCGCACCCCGGTGCCCAGCAGGTCCTGCCCGCCGAAGCCGGACGTCGGCTCGCCGCCGTCGCGCACGCCCATCACCGAGAAGGCCAGCGAGTCGCCGGTTGCGCCCATGCGAAGGATGCGGGCGGCGTCCACCTCCATCCGCACGCCGCCTACGAAGCGGGCCTCGCCGCCCGAGCGGCTCTCCAGCATCGCCACCACGAACACCGGGTTGCCGGCAAGGTCGTTGGTGGGAACCGGGTGCTGCAGGAGCACCTCGCCCGTGGCGTAGTCGATCTGGTAGTCGGACCAGCGGACCAGCTCCTGGCGCGAGATCACGCGGGCCGCGTTCTCACGGGCGCGCACCTCAACGGCCACCCGGTCGGTGCCCGGGCGCACGGAGTTTCCGAAGCGGTACGGTCCGGAGGTGCCGTTGCCGCGCACCTGGCGCTGGGCGAGCACCTGGTCGGTCATGCTGCCGAAGCCGCGCCACGTCACCGCGCCGGTCGCCACGCGCCCGGTTACGCCGGTCAGCGAGCGGCCGTACGTCCCCAGCCGCGGGTCGCCGCCGAAGTCGCCGGTCTCCACGTCGCCCATCGCCACCCAGTCGTAGCCGCGCTCCACGCGCGCCGAGACCTTCTGGGTGGAGGAGGAGAGGACGCGCCGCTCGCTCCCGTCGCCAAAGGTGGGATAGCGCGACTCGTCGTTCGGGTCGTAGCCGCGGGCGAAGAAGTCGTCCGCCTGGCTGCCGCGGCGCGAGTCGTAGGAGACGCTCACCGTGGTCTCGCGGCCCACCGAGCCGCGCACCGTCACCGCGCCGAACGCGTCCGGCGCCGCGCCCACGCCGATCTGCCCCACGCCCGTCGCGATCAGCGGGCGGGTGGAGGGAAGGACGCGCAGCGGGATGCGGCCGGCGGCCTTTCCCGAGGAGAGGCGGAGTTCGCCCGGGCCGACGATGTGGCCGGGGCGCACCGGCACGAAGAGCATTCCCGCGCTGTCGGCGCGCAGCTGCTGGCCGGGGGAGGCCGGCTCGCGGTCCGCGCCCAGCGGCTCGGCGCCGGAGCCTTCCACCGTGACGGCGATGCCGCCGGCCAGCGGGACGCCCCACGTGTCCAGCACCCGCACCCGCACCGTGTCGGCGCGCGGGGCGCCGGCGTGCAGCGCGGCCACGGTGCCGTCCACTTCGAAGCGGCCGGCCTCGCCGGAGACGTGCAGGGCGAGGCTGTCCGCGCGCTGCTGGCCCCACGAGTTCTTCATCTCCACGCGCAGGCGGTGCGGACCGGCGCCCACCTGCACGCCGATGAAGTCCGCCACGCCGTCGGGGCGCAGGGTGGCCTCGGCGATCGCGGAGTCGCCGTCGAAGAGGCGCACCGTGGCGCCCGGCTCGCCGCGCACGCCCACGAAGACGCGGTTGGTGGCGATCACCGCGCCGTCCGCCGGGGCGAAGAAGCGCACCGCCGGCCCCGTCGCGAAGCTGCTGGCGGCGTCCGCCTGGCGGGCTTCCTCGGTGCGCGCGGGGGCCACACGCGGGGCGGCGGGGAGCGAGTCCTTTTTAACCGGCGCGTCGGCGGAGGGCGCGACCGGCGCGGCGGGGCCGCCGCCGACGGTGCGCTCGGCCGGGGCGTTGGGGCCCGTGACCGTCACGGTCGCGGCGCCGCCGCGCGGCACCAGGCGGAAGTCCACGCGCGGCGTCGTCCACCCTTCCATCCGCACGCGAACCACCGCGTCCTGGGGGCGGGCGAAGCCGAAGCCGGCCGGCACGCCCACCGTGTCCACGCGCAGGGCGTGCGTGCCGACGCGCACGTCGCGGAAGGAGAAGCGGCCCTCGCGGTCGGTGGTCACCACCTCGCCGTCGGCGCTCCACACGTCCACGCCCGCCACGCCGCGCTCGCCCGCTTCCTGGCGGCCGTTGTCGTTGGCGTCCATCCACACCTTGCCCACCAGGGTGCGCACCTGCACCGCGAAGCCGCCGCGCATCCGCACCCAGGCGCTGGCGGTGTCGCTGCGCAGCGTGCCGCCCTCGGCCGTGGCCGTGGCGCGGTTCTGCAGAGCCCGCGCGTCGCCCGGCGACACCACCGTCGCCACGTACGAGACGGTGCGCGTGGCCAGCGCCGGCAGCTCGCCGATCCAGAAGCGCACGGTGTTCCCTTCCACCCGCGCGCTGTCGGCGCCGGTGAGGCGCCCTTCCACGTAGCGCAGCCCCGCGGGGAGGATGTCGATCACCTCGACGTTGCGCAGCGCCACGCTCGCCTTGTTCTGCACGGCGACCGTGAAGGGGATCGCCTCGCCCATGGCGGCTTCCAGCACGCCGGCCGTCTTGGTGACGACCAGCTCGTCGCCGTTGAAGCCGAGCGCCTTCAGCCCGCCCGCCTCGGCCGTCACCGGTGACGCGTTGGCCGCGCGCAGGGTGGCGCGGTTGACGATGGCCGCATCCTGGGGACGCGCCACGACGCGCACCGTCAGCACGGCGCTGCCCGTCTCGCCCGGGCGCAGCGAGCCAAGGCTCCAGCGGACCACGCGGCCGGCCACTTCGGCGCCGCGCTCGGCGCGGATGAACTCGAGCCCGGCCGGCAGGGTGTCTTCCAGCACCACCTGGTGGGCGGTGACGGCGGAGCTGTTGGTCCAGGTCAGCCGGAACTCGGCCGTCTGCCCCACGCGAACCGTGTCCGACCCCGCCAGCTCCTTGGCCAGCGCGAGCTGCGCGCGGACGAGCTGCGTCTCCACCACGGGCGAGTTGGCGCCCATCGGCGGAGTGTCGGGGAGGCGCTCCACGTTCATCGTGGCGGAGTTGCGGACGGGCTCCGAGCCCGCCTCCGCGCCCACCACCGCGCGGAAGGAGATGCCACCCGCCGCGCCGGCCGCGATGGCGCCGACCCGGACGCGCACCAGCTGGCGTCCGCCGGCGATGCGCTCCACCGAGCCCGCGTCGCCGTCGGCGGCATCGGTCAGCGGCGCGCCGTTCAGCGTCAGGGAGCCGGGGACCGCGCTCAGCACGGAGGCGAGGGTGTCGGTCACCTCGGCCGCGCCGGAAGCGGCGTCGCCCGCGTTGGCGTAGGTAAGGGTGTAGCGGAGGGTGTCGCCCGGCGTCGCGTCGGAGCGGTCCACCGACTTGCCCAGCGAGAGCGCGGCGAGCGGGCGGCGCACCGTGACGGTGTCGCGCACGGAATCCGTGACGGTCGGGTCGGCCGTGCTGGTCGCCTTCACGTCGATCGCCGTGGAGCCCATGTCGGGCGCGTTGCTGGGTACTTCAACCACGAGAAGGAGCGCCGCGGACTCGCGCGCCCCCAGGGGGACGGGACCCGAGACGAGGAGATCCCCCGCCCCGAGCACCCCATTTCCATCGGTGTCCAGGTACAGGCGGATGGTCCACCCCGACGGCCCGCTGGCCGCCAGGGTGTACCGGTCCGCCCCATTGCCCACATTCTCCAGCCGGTGCGCAAAGACACGCCGCTCGCCCGGGACGAGCGCCGCCGACTGGGGCGCGGTGATCCGCACCCCCGCCGTGATCTTCACCACCACCGTCGCCGTCGCCTCCGCCGTGCCCACGAACCCGTCCTGGGTGCCGAAGGTGGCGGAAACGCGGTTGACCACGAGGACCGTGTCCCCGGCCTGGGCCGTGGCGGCGCGGGGCGCCCCCACGGTTGCCAGGCCGGCCACCCATGCGGCGGCCAGGGCCCGGCGGACCCAGCGGGTCCGGCTCGGGTCGCGGGCGACCATGCGGGTGAGAGTGCCAGTAAAGGACATTCGGATCGGTTCCTGTTTACGTGATCAGATCGTCGGTTGACTACTTGACCCGCACGCGAATCCAGAAGAACCTGCTCGCGCCCGGCGCCAGCGTACCGGTGAGCGCCGCGCTCACGGTGCCGCTGCTCTCGGTGATCGTCCACCCCGCCGCATCCGACGACGTGGAGACGTACGTCACCTGGCTGGGCAGCGCGTCGGTGATGCCGAAGCCCGTGCCCGTGAGGGTTGCCGCGGCGCCGCCGGTGTTCGTGACGGTCACCTTGTACTGGATGTACTGCCCCGGAAGCACGCGGTCGGAGGAAAGCGGCCCGCCGATCGCCGTGGTCTGGTTGTCGTCGAACACTTCCTTGGTCATGCTGATCGCCGCGCGCACCACGCGGATCACCCGGTTGCCCGGATCGCTCACGCTCGCGTTGTTCGCGGAGGTCGCGGTCAGCACCAGGCTCTCCGTGGCGCCGGCCGCGGCGCTGTTGGATACGGTGTAGACCACGTCCACCGTGGTGCTGCCGCCCGCGGAGAGCGTCACGGAACCGCCGGTCCCCGCCGCGCCGTTCACGGACACGATGCTCAGGATGGTGCCGGCCGTGGCCGAGAGCGTATACGTGTCGGTGCGGTTGCCGGTGTTCTGGACGGTGAAGGTCTCCGTGTACGTGGTCGGCCCCGTGCCGCTGGGAAGCCGGTCCACCGTACCGCCGTCCGGCGTCACCACGACCGCCGCGGCGACCGCCGGAAGCACGTTGGTGGTGGAGCTGTCGGTGGCGCCGGTCACAGCCGGCGTGCGGCGCGAAGTGGCGGTCAGCGACACGGGGATCGTCTGGCCACCCTGGCCCGGAGCCACCGTGTAGACCACCGTCACCACTATGCTGGTCCCCGCCGAGATCGGCGTGCCGGCCAGCGCCGCGTTCAGCTCGGCCAGGGTCGCGTAGGTGGTGCTGCCGATCTTGTAGCCGGTGATCGTCACGCCCGCGGCCGCCGTGGTGGAGGCGGTCACGCTGTCGATACCGTTACCAGTGTTGAGGATGGTGAACCCGATCTCGTTGCCCGTGCTGGGCGACGCGGGGGTCACCGACACCGGCGACTGCACGTCGGGGCCGGCCTTGAAGCCGACCAGGACGCTGACGCTGGCCGTGGCCGGCGAGTACGTGTTGCCGTTCGCGTCGGTCCAGGTTGCGCTCGCCGTGTTGGTGATCGTCGTCCCTTCCGGGGTCGGCGTCACCACCTGGGCGTGAGCGGGCCTGGCCGCGAACGGGGCGAGCAGCAGCCCCGCAAGGGCTACCCGCCGTAGAGTCTTGTTCATCTCCTGTGACCTTGGACTGGGGAGTGGGGATGGGATGGGATGGGCTTACTGGCTCCGCTCGGGAGACGAGCTCCCGAAGCGGGTATCGAACTCCGCGACGACCGTGGCCCCGGGAGCCACGAAACCGCCGACGGTCCAACGCACGTGCGTGTACTTCTCCGGCGCGGCGGCGCGCCGCACCTGCCGGCCGTCCACGACTACGGTCTCCATCGGCTGGACGGAGAAGGTCTTGCCCCCGTCGATGGAGTACTCCGCCCGCGCATCCGTGCGGGCGGTCCGCGCCGAACCGGCCACGAAGGCCATCCCGGGCGCGATGGGGTTCGCAAGCACCGGCCGCACCGGCGTACGCTGCGGGTTGGTGAAGGCGATGCGGTAGCGCACCACGTCGCCCGGACGGACGCGGTCGTCGCCGCGCGGCGTGCCGCGGGCGGCCAGGTCGGCCGCGGTGCGGTTCTGCGCCGTCACGCGCAGCGGGCCGGGCGCGGCGGGCTGCTGCGCCGCGGCGGGGGCCGCGGCAAGGGCAAGCAGTACCAGGAGGCGTGCGATCGACTTCATGGGAACCTCGCCTTTAGGGATGAGATCGGCCCGCAGCGGACCGGTGAGTGTACTCTTTCGGTGGTTCTGGCAGGGCCCCATGA of Longimicrobium sp. contains these proteins:
- a CDS encoding sigma-70 family RNA polymerase sigma factor, with amino-acid sequence MHDSTDSELIQRILDGEGERYAILVERYQDPLFRHALGMVGDADAAADLVQDSLVKAYTRLHTCNDPSRFAAWIFRILRNRCRDWLKNRRQHTVELKDDTASTSDDDDPGTVLERSELGRVVEAALARLPEAQREAFLLKHVEGLSYEEMADRLETGISALKMRVMRAREALQLLLRDVV
- a CDS encoding TraR/DksA C4-type zinc finger protein, with protein sequence MLTEEQRTTVEGLLIREREQVLDAIGHHDAEVQDLRDRAGELSQYRVHPADLATESQEKEKDFMITSMEGGRLYAIDDALRRLYDDPENFGKCASCGRDIEWERLEVIPETTLCAEDARAVDEETGAADAADPREASRAGE
- a CDS encoding response regulator, whose translation is MALPNAKRPLVALADDDEIHAEVVSMWLDRHGFEVVRFGTGDELLAWAQGGPATRPDALLLDVEMPGRDGFQVHQELRRITDFSTTPTVFVSGIAPDRLAARAREVGAQASLSKDEHLLPLLSAWLTATLLPPAA
- a CDS encoding SdrD B-like domain-containing protein; this encodes MSFTGTLTRMVARDPSRTRWVRRALAAAWVAGLATVGAPRAATAQAGDTVLVVNRVSATFGTQDGFVGTAEATATVVVKITAGVRITAPQSAALVPGERRVFAHRLENVGNGADRYTLAASGPSGWTIRLYLDTDGNGVLGAGDLLVSGPVPLGARESAALLLVVEVPSNAPDMGSTAIDVKATSTADPTVTDSVRDTVTVRRPLAALSLGKSVDRSDATPGDTLRYTLTYANAGDAASGAAEVTDTLASVLSAVPGSLTLNGAPLTDAADGDAGSVERIAGGRQLVRVRVGAIAAGAAGGISFRAVVGAEAGSEPVRNSATMNVERLPDTPPMGANSPVVETQLVRAQLALAKELAGSDTVRVGQTAEFRLTWTNSSAVTAHQVVLEDTLPAGLEFIRAERGAEVAGRVVRWSLGSLRPGETGSAVLTVRVVARPQDAAIVNRATLRAANASPVTAEAGGLKALGFNGDELVVTKTAGVLEAAMGEAIPFTVAVQNKASVALRNVEVIDILPAGLRYVEGRLTGADSARVEGNTVRFWIGELPALATRTVSYVATVVSPGDARALQNRATATAEGGTLRSDTASAWVRMRGGFAVQVRTLVGKVWMDANDNGRQEAGERGVAGVDVWSADGEVVTTDREGRFSFRDVRVGTHALRVDTVGVPAGFGFARPQDAVVRVRMEGWTTPRVDFRLVPRGGAATVTVTGPNAPAERTVGGGPAAPVAPSADAPVKKDSLPAAPRVAPARTEEARQADAASSFATGPAVRFFAPADGAVIATNRVFVGVRGEPGATVRLFDGDSAIAEATLRPDGVADFIGVQVGAGPHRLRVEMKNSWGQQRADSLALHVSGEAGRFEVDGTVAALHAGAPRADTVRVRVLDTWGVPLAGGIAVTVEGSGAEPLGADREPASPGQQLRADSAGMLFVPVRPGHIVGPGELRLSSGKAAGRIPLRVLPSTRPLIATGVGQIGVGAAPDAFGAVTVRGSVGRETTVSVSYDSRRGSQADDFFARGYDPNDESRYPTFGDGSERRVLSSSTQKVSARVERGYDWVAMGDVETGDFGGDPRLGTYGRSLTGVTGRVATGAVTWRGFGSMTDQVLAQRQVRGNGTSGPYRFGNSVRPGTDRVAVEVRARENAARVISRQELVRWSDYQIDYATGEVLLQHPVPTNDLAGNPVFVVAMLESRSGGEARFVGGVRMEVDAARILRMGATGDSLAFSVMGVRDGGEPTSGFGGQDLLGTGVRLRRGSLSLRGEMLRSQRPDSSAFAGRAEASVSLFKDRARIGAEWLKVGAGFAPGTDPRLSAGVQEIRAIGELRLSPANSFSITHDRQRFDGFGMERASTMLRSRNVVAGRPLVTEAGMTSDNDGSGTAASALGKMTLSVTPRADVWLEGAHVLSDRRPVLGSTTLPSRPDQMGLGASYRVFGSTRIEGTHRWVTTHGDSAGSYGLSSVNVRTGAILGGQMWGGLERADTERASHSAVLGWNQRLSLNGGWALNVLAERHFGLNRASLLDPTRALPFAQTERDRWSTGAGVEYLPTDSALRFSARAELHGGAEAQGYRIDVAGDLPIGSSAALLTRHDWWQDNRNVGNGMQLARRDRSLLGLAMRPAQHNDLNVLAKLEWRNTVNPLLAGSVGSSALSERRLIGATDALWAVRKGTEIGARYAVRWASRQDSSSGLGAVSNLAHFGGARLQQEIRGPLSMRMDGRVLLDATGRASRWNLAPALVAALGPRVEVEGGYRFGNLIDPDFAQQGGRGFYATLGVRFTESALTSAADFWRERIARDR